CAAGGCGGCTATCAAGGGCAAAGACGCGATTTTAATCCGAACAGACCTCCCCGCCAGGACGGACAAAGCGGCTATCAGGGCCAAAGACGTGAATTCAATCCGGACAGACCTCCCCGCCAGGACGGACAAGGCGGCTATCAAGGACAAAGACGCGATTTTAATCCGAACAGACCTCCCCGCCAGGACGGACAAAGCGGTTATCAGGGACAAAGACGCGATTTCAATCCGGACAGACCTCCTCGTCAGGATGGACAGGGCGGCTATCAGGGACAAAGACGTGATTTTAATTCGAACAGACCTCCCCGCCAGGACGGGCAAGGCGGTTATCAGGGACAAAAACCTTATCAAGACAGAAAACAGCCTGATACTTCGGGTTCAAACGAGAATAAAGGGGCGTTGCCTTCCAAACAGCCTATAAAACGACAGTTTATTTCTCAAGACACGATGGGTGCGCCTTTTGCAAAACGCGGCGTTACGCCGGGTCGTCATGAAAAGAAAAAAGACACAAAACAATTCGGACAATCTAAAGAAGAAAAAGAAGAACAGGCAAGACTTCTTCAACAATCACAAAAACAAAAGAAAAAAATTCAGGAAGAAGCTCCTAAAAAAGTTACCGAAGTTATCATTGATAAACCGTTAACAGTTGCGGAATTTGCCGATAAAACAAACATAACTTTGGCAGAAATTGTAAGAACACTAATGATGCAGGGGATTTTAGCAACCGTCAATCAAACCATAGACGTTGAAGTTGCGACAAAAGTAGCCGAAGCGTTTGAAATTCTTGTTCTTGACAGTTCCTATGTTGATAACAGTGAACAGGAAAAAGAAGCAGAGAGATTTAAAGTTAACCTGAACTCAAAGCATTTAAAATCAAGACCGCCCGTGGTTACTATTATGGGACACGTGGACCATGGTAAAACTACTCTTTTAGATGCTATAAGAGCGTCAAAACATAAAATTGTATCAACGGAAGTCGGCGGTATCACGCAATCTATTGGCGCATATACAGCGTTTATAAATGAAAAGAAGATAGTTTTCATTGATACTCCGGGACACGAAGCGTTTACGGCAATGAGAGTCCGAGGTGCGAAGGTAACGGATATAGTTATTTTGGTTGTGGCGGCTGATGACGGTATTATGCCTCAAACTATTGAAGCTATTAATCATGCCAAAGCAGCAGGTGTTCCTATAATTATTGCCGTTAATAAAATTGATAAAGCAGGAGCTGACCCTGAAAGAGTTTTAACCCAGTTAACGGAACATGGACTTGTACCTGAAGAATGGGGCGGTGAGACTATTTGCTGTAAGGTTAGCGCTATTCAGGCAACGGGTTTGGATGAGCTTTTGGAATATATTTTACTTGTTGCTGAAATGCAGGAACTAAAAGGGGATTCTACAGTAAGCGCAACAGGTGTTGTTATAGAAGCAAAACTTGATAAAGGCAAAGGTCCTTTGGCAACATTACTTGTGCAAAACGGAACTTTAAGAAAAGGCAACTGTATTGTTGCAGGTACGGTAGGTGGTAAAATAAGAGCCTTATTGAGCGATGACGGTTCACAAATTGATAAAGCGGGACCAAGTACCCCTGTAGAAATTTTAGGCTTAAATGAAGTTCCCCAGGCCGGCGACAGGTTTGAGGTGCTTAACAACGAGAAAGAAATGAAAACTATTGTTGCCAAACGAAAAGACCAGGAGCGCGAAACAAGATTAGAGGCTATTGCGCCTTCTCAGGTTAAAAAAGACTTAATCAAAGCGCAGCAGGAAGAAACCCACGAACTTAATATTATTATTAAGGCTAACACCCATGGTTCGGCGGAAGCTGTCAGTGCTTCCATTCAACAGCTGCAATCAAAACAAATTTTTACAAAAGTTGTGCATAACGCAGTCGGTGATATTTCAGAAGCCGATGTTATGCTGGCTTCAGCAAGTAATGCTATTATAATCGGCTTTAGCGTCAAAGAAGATTCCAACGCTGCAAGAATTGCAG
This genomic window from Candidatus Gastranaerophilales bacterium contains:
- the infB gene encoding translation initiation factor IF-2; translation: QGGYQGQRRDFNPNRPPRQDGQSGYQGQRREFNPDRPPRQDGQGGYQGQRRDFNPNRPPRQDGQSGYQGQRRDFNPDRPPRQDGQGGYQGQRRDFNSNRPPRQDGQGGYQGQKPYQDRKQPDTSGSNENKGALPSKQPIKRQFISQDTMGAPFAKRGVTPGRHEKKKDTKQFGQSKEEKEEQARLLQQSQKQKKKIQEEAPKKVTEVIIDKPLTVAEFADKTNITLAEIVRTLMMQGILATVNQTIDVEVATKVAEAFEILVLDSSYVDNSEQEKEAERFKVNLNSKHLKSRPPVVTIMGHVDHGKTTLLDAIRASKHKIVSTEVGGITQSIGAYTAFINEKKIVFIDTPGHEAFTAMRVRGAKVTDIVILVVAADDGIMPQTIEAINHAKAAGVPIIIAVNKIDKAGADPERVLTQLTEHGLVPEEWGGETICCKVSAIQATGLDELLEYILLVAEMQELKGDSTVSATGVVIEAKLDKGKGPLATLLVQNGTLRKGNCIVAGTVGGKIRALLSDDGSQIDKAGPSTPVEILGLNEVPQAGDRFEVLNNEKEMKTIVAKRKDQERETRLEAIAPSQVKKDLIKAQQEETHELNIIIKANTHGSAEAVSASIQQLQSKQIFTKVVHNAVGDISEADVMLASASNAIIIGFSVKEDSNAARIAAQEGVDIRKYDIIYEILEDIEKTMLGLLDPELKEIEIGKAEVRQIFTIGKTNKIAGCYVLEGKMVRNKTAAVERDGKQLYKGNMDMLKRFKEDAKEVNAGYECGISFNKFNDLKEGDIIIMFTTQEIERKVLV